In one Aeromicrobium wangtongii genomic region, the following are encoded:
- a CDS encoding TetR/AcrR family transcriptional regulator produces the protein MPKIIGGSLEQHREQTRRRVFEALSSLLAERSFDTVTMADLASEAGIGRTAIYNHFADKDAVVVAFAGAETDRYLDRLGSALERATGPADAMRIYIREHMDSSEEFHFGFGPELYGMLSRDSIAEIREHVVAVETVLRTIIDDGVAAGVFTVEDVTATMALVHSSLSTRRVTAEAVERFVLRALGA, from the coding sequence ATGCCCAAGATCATCGGCGGCTCGCTCGAGCAGCACCGCGAGCAGACCCGTCGCCGCGTGTTCGAGGCCCTCTCATCATTGCTGGCCGAGCGTTCGTTCGACACCGTGACGATGGCGGACCTGGCCTCCGAGGCCGGTATCGGGCGCACCGCGATCTACAACCACTTCGCCGACAAGGACGCCGTCGTCGTGGCCTTCGCCGGCGCGGAGACCGATCGCTACCTGGACCGCCTGGGCTCGGCCCTCGAGCGCGCCACCGGACCGGCCGATGCGATGCGCATCTACATCCGCGAGCACATGGACTCCTCCGAGGAGTTCCACTTCGGCTTCGGTCCCGAGCTGTACGGGATGCTCTCGCGGGACTCGATCGCCGAGATCCGCGAGCACGTCGTCGCGGTCGAGACGGTCCTGCGGACGATCATCGACGACGGCGTGGCCGCCGGCGTGTTCACCGTCGAGGACGTCACCGCGACGATGGCGCTGGTGCACTCCTCGTTGTCGACCCGCCGGGTCACGGCCGAGGCGGTCGAACGCTTCGTCCTGCGCGCCCTCGGCGCCTGA
- a CDS encoding purine-nucleoside phosphorylase: protein MTTTELARQAADALRERTGGGDHDIALVMGSGWLPAADALGVPDHEVPLAELPGFSAPAVEGHGGTVRSLTIGDKRLLVFLGRTHYYEGKGVAAVVHGVRTAAAAGVNTLVLTNGCGGLNPAWSPGTPVLISDHINMTATSPLEGAHFVDLTDLYSSRLRALCKQADPSLDEGVYVQLPGPHYETPAEIGMVRAIGGDLVGMSTTLEAIAARAEGLEVLGISLVTNAAAGMTGEPLNHEEVLAAGQAAATRMGALLADVLPRM, encoded by the coding sequence GTGACCACCACCGAACTCGCCCGCCAAGCCGCCGATGCTCTCCGCGAACGGACCGGCGGTGGTGACCATGACATCGCCCTCGTGATGGGCTCCGGCTGGCTGCCCGCCGCGGACGCCCTGGGCGTCCCCGATCACGAGGTGCCGCTGGCCGAGCTGCCCGGCTTCAGCGCCCCCGCGGTCGAGGGGCACGGCGGGACCGTGCGCTCCCTGACCATCGGCGACAAGCGGCTGCTCGTCTTCCTGGGCCGCACCCACTACTACGAGGGCAAGGGCGTCGCCGCCGTCGTGCACGGCGTGCGCACCGCCGCCGCCGCGGGCGTCAATACGCTGGTGCTGACCAATGGCTGCGGCGGGCTCAACCCCGCGTGGTCGCCCGGCACGCCGGTGCTGATCAGCGATCACATCAACATGACGGCGACGTCCCCGCTGGAGGGCGCCCACTTCGTCGACCTCACCGATCTGTACTCCAGCCGCCTGCGCGCACTGTGCAAGCAGGCCGATCCGAGCCTCGACGAGGGCGTGTACGTCCAGCTGCCCGGCCCCCACTACGAGACCCCCGCCGAGATCGGGATGGTCCGCGCGATCGGCGGTGACCTGGTCGGCATGTCGACGACGCTGGAGGCCATCGCGGCGCGCGCCGAGGGTCTGGAGGTGCTGGGTATCTCCCTGGTCACCAATGCCGCGGCCGGCATGACCGGTGAGCCGCTGAACCACGAGGAGGTGCTGGCCGCCGGACAGGCAGCCGCCACCCGCATGGGCGCACTGCTGGCGGACGTCCTGCCGCGCATGTGA
- a CDS encoding phospho-sugar mutase codes for MDLIERATDWLSQDPDPATREELQQLIDAGDTDALQDRFAERLQFGTAGLRGALGAGPNRMNRVIVAQAAAGLAAYLLEHGDDPSVVVGYDARHNSDVFARDTAEIMQGAGVRAFLLPTHLPTPVLAFAIRHLGCSAGVMVTASHNPPQDNGYKVYLEDSSQIVPPADADISAAIDAVGRVDEMPRSDDYETLGPEVAEAYVDAVVALPQDGPREIVAVYTPMHGVGRDTLVEAVSRAGFPPMHVVREQADPDPDFPTVAFPNPEEPGAMDLALKLSSQVGADLIVANDPDADRCAVGVKDGESYRMLSGDQVGVLLADFLLRRGIEGTYGSSIVSSDLLGRQAAAFGQPWEQTLTGFKWLGKIPTLVFGYEEALGYSVAPHIARDKDGVSAIVTVLEMAAQLKAEGRTLIDRLDDIYREHGLHGTSQLSVRVDDLTIISRAMDVLRTSPPQSLGGLDVTSVDDLAEGYHGLPPTDGIRLGLDGGARIIARPSGTEPKLKCYIEVVIPVTGFVDAARETADTQIAAIKADLSDVLGL; via the coding sequence ATGGACTTGATCGAGCGCGCCACCGACTGGCTGAGCCAGGATCCCGACCCCGCCACCCGCGAGGAGCTGCAGCAGCTCATCGACGCCGGCGACACCGATGCCCTCCAGGACCGCTTCGCCGAGCGGCTCCAGTTCGGCACGGCGGGCCTGCGCGGCGCGCTGGGGGCCGGGCCCAACCGGATGAACCGGGTCATCGTCGCGCAGGCCGCCGCCGGTCTCGCGGCGTACCTGCTCGAGCACGGGGACGACCCCAGCGTGGTCGTCGGCTACGACGCCCGGCACAACTCGGACGTCTTCGCGCGCGACACCGCCGAGATCATGCAGGGCGCGGGCGTGCGTGCCTTCCTGCTGCCGACCCACCTGCCGACGCCCGTGCTGGCCTTCGCGATCCGCCACCTGGGCTGCAGCGCCGGGGTCATGGTGACCGCCTCGCACAACCCGCCGCAGGACAACGGCTACAAGGTCTATCTCGAGGACTCCAGCCAGATCGTCCCGCCCGCCGATGCCGACATCTCCGCAGCGATCGACGCCGTCGGGCGGGTCGACGAGATGCCCCGCAGCGACGACTACGAGACGCTCGGGCCCGAGGTCGCCGAGGCGTACGTCGACGCCGTCGTCGCGCTCCCCCAGGACGGGCCGCGTGAGATCGTGGCGGTCTACACGCCGATGCACGGCGTCGGCCGCGACACGCTCGTCGAGGCGGTGTCGCGGGCCGGTTTCCCGCCGATGCACGTCGTGCGCGAGCAGGCCGACCCCGATCCGGACTTCCCGACCGTCGCCTTCCCGAACCCGGAGGAGCCCGGCGCGATGGACCTCGCGCTGAAGCTGTCGTCGCAGGTCGGCGCGGACCTCATCGTGGCCAACGACCCCGACGCCGACCGTTGCGCCGTGGGCGTCAAGGACGGCGAGTCGTACCGGATGCTGAGCGGCGACCAGGTCGGCGTGCTGCTGGCGGACTTCCTGCTGCGCCGCGGCATCGAGGGCACCTACGGATCCTCGATCGTGTCCTCGGACCTGCTCGGCCGCCAGGCCGCAGCCTTCGGTCAGCCGTGGGAGCAGACGCTCACCGGATTCAAGTGGCTCGGCAAGATCCCGACGCTCGTGTTCGGCTACGAGGAGGCGCTGGGCTACAGCGTCGCCCCCCACATCGCACGCGACAAGGACGGCGTCTCGGCGATCGTCACGGTGCTGGAGATGGCGGCGCAGCTCAAGGCCGAGGGGCGCACGCTGATCGACCGGCTCGACGACATCTACCGCGAGCACGGCCTGCACGGCACGAGCCAGCTGTCGGTGCGGGTCGACGACCTGACGATCATCAGCCGGGCGATGGACGTGCTGCGCACCTCCCCGCCGCAGTCCCTGGGCGGCCTGGACGTGACCTCGGTCGACGACCTCGCCGAGGGCTATCACGGCCTGCCGCCCACCGACGGGATCCGGCTGGGCCTGGACGGCGGGGCCCGCATCATCGCGCGTCCGTCCGGCACCGAGCCCAAGCTCAAGTGCTACATCGAGGTCGTCATCCCGGTCACCGGCTTCGTCGACGCCGCTCGGGAGACCGCCGACACCCAGATCGCCGCGATCAAGGCCGATCTGTCCGACGTCCTCGGGCTCTAG
- a CDS encoding SDR family NAD(P)-dependent oxidoreductase — translation MSPLDRFRLDDQVVIVTGASSGLGVGFARAVAGVGATVVLAARREDRLAAVAAELRDQGTTVLTHRTDVSVLADCEELAATAVGEFGRIDVLINNAGIGLPGSALRQDPADYVRTIDINLNGTYWMSRACAPHMPEGSSIVNIASVLGLSASRFPQAGYSASKAGIVGLTRDLAQQWSRRRGIRVNALCPGFFESEITSSEGAENLVTMVADNSVLGRFGRQEELDSALLFLASPASSYMTGASLVVDGGLSSTI, via the coding sequence ATGAGCCCTCTGGACCGTTTCCGTCTCGACGACCAAGTCGTCATCGTGACCGGCGCGAGCTCGGGGCTCGGCGTCGGCTTCGCTCGGGCCGTGGCCGGGGTGGGCGCGACGGTCGTCCTCGCAGCAAGGCGGGAGGACCGGCTTGCCGCCGTGGCGGCCGAGCTCCGCGATCAGGGGACCACCGTCCTGACCCACCGAACGGATGTCTCGGTGCTGGCCGACTGCGAGGAGCTGGCCGCCACCGCCGTGGGCGAGTTCGGTCGAATCGATGTCCTGATCAACAACGCCGGTATCGGACTTCCGGGAAGCGCCTTGCGCCAAGATCCTGCCGACTACGTACGCACCATCGACATCAATCTCAACGGGACTTACTGGATGTCACGCGCCTGCGCGCCTCACATGCCGGAGGGATCGTCAATCGTCAACATCGCCAGCGTCCTGGGGTTGAGCGCCTCGCGCTTTCCTCAGGCGGGATACAGCGCGAGCAAGGCCGGGATCGTGGGCCTGACGCGGGATCTGGCCCAGCAGTGGTCGAGACGCCGCGGCATCCGGGTCAACGCGTTGTGCCCTGGCTTCTTCGAGTCAGAGATCACCAGTTCCGAGGGCGCCGAGAACCTCGTCACAATGGTCGCCGACAACTCTGTGCTGGGCCGGTTCGGCCGCCAGGAGGAGCTTGACTCTGCGCTGCTGTTCCTCGCCAGCCCTGCGTCGTCCTACATGACGGGCGCATCGCTGGTGGTCGACGGCGGGCTCAGCTCGACGATCTGA
- a CDS encoding cytochrome P450, protein MTTNMDDEMLSTSAVNDPYGYLGGLRATDPVYWNARYRSWVLTRHADVSVAMTDTRFSSDRIAPVIARERARARPDLDLIETFELLDRWLVFRDPPEHTRFRRLVHKAFSPRIIASMRGEVERVADDLVDAARVQADASDGVIDLIREVAFPLPAIVIASMLGVPAQDRDRFKDWSDDISALVFGALDDPGRHSRARLGMMELVNYISSLLDRVREAPDDHLASALVQATDGDESLTDDELIAICVNLLFGGHETTTNLIANSVLAFIEHPDQADLLRADTSLAGAAIEEMLRFDGPAKSVVRIAAEDIEMGDKTIRAGDRVFVMLAGANRDPDVFEDPDRFDITRKGGGHLGFGVGVHYCLGATLARLEGTVVVPRLLERFPEMELADEELEWDRVILTRGMKRLPVRLNAS, encoded by the coding sequence ATGACAACCAACATGGACGACGAGATGTTGTCGACCAGCGCGGTGAACGATCCGTACGGGTATCTCGGCGGCCTGCGTGCAACGGATCCGGTGTATTGGAATGCGCGGTACCGGTCATGGGTGCTCACGCGTCATGCGGACGTGTCGGTGGCCATGACCGACACCCGCTTCTCATCGGACCGTATCGCGCCGGTGATCGCTCGTGAGCGGGCTCGGGCGCGGCCGGACTTGGACTTGATCGAGACCTTCGAGCTGCTGGACCGGTGGCTGGTGTTTCGAGATCCGCCGGAGCACACCCGATTTCGCCGGTTGGTCCACAAGGCCTTCTCCCCGCGGATCATTGCCTCGATGCGGGGCGAGGTGGAGCGGGTGGCCGACGACCTGGTCGACGCGGCGCGCGTGCAGGCGGACGCCTCGGACGGTGTGATCGACCTGATCCGTGAGGTGGCATTCCCGTTGCCGGCCATCGTGATCGCTTCGATGCTCGGGGTACCTGCTCAGGATCGAGACCGGTTCAAGGACTGGTCGGACGACATTTCAGCGCTCGTGTTCGGGGCCCTGGACGATCCGGGGCGGCACAGTCGCGCACGCCTGGGGATGATGGAGCTGGTCAACTACATCTCATCTCTGCTGGACCGCGTACGGGAGGCCCCGGACGACCATCTGGCCTCGGCGCTGGTGCAGGCGACAGATGGTGACGAGTCACTCACGGACGACGAGCTCATCGCGATCTGCGTGAATCTGTTGTTCGGCGGCCACGAGACGACGACGAACCTGATCGCGAACAGTGTGCTGGCCTTCATCGAGCACCCTGATCAGGCAGACCTGTTGCGCGCCGATACGTCCTTGGCGGGTGCGGCCATCGAGGAGATGCTGCGGTTCGACGGACCCGCCAAGTCGGTGGTTCGGATCGCGGCCGAGGACATCGAGATGGGTGACAAGACCATCCGTGCCGGCGACCGAGTATTCGTGATGCTGGCCGGCGCGAATCGGGATCCGGACGTGTTCGAGGATCCGGATCGATTCGACATCACCCGTAAGGGCGGGGGACACCTCGGGTTCGGGGTGGGCGTCCACTACTGCCTGGGCGCGACCCTGGCGCGGCTGGAGGGCACGGTGGTGGTGCCGAGACTGCTGGAGCGGTTCCCCGAGATGGAGCTCGCAGACGAGGAACTGGAATGGGACCGGGTGATCCTGACCCGGGGGATGAAGCGGCTCCCGGTGAGGTTGAACGCCTCGTAG
- a CDS encoding thiolase family protein, whose protein sequence is MTVYVTGVGTSHFGKQPDLSPAELAWTAIGEAFADQQREKGVRPPLDAIFVGSVFGEPGVAMRALQGYALTGLPIITVENACASGTSAMHEAAVAIRQGRYENVLVLGLEQMSTLFKGPIVPQQTDVEGRTGLAMPSLYAMEASRWLHEGRVTREQMASVSVKNHRHAMHNDRAQYRGEYTVDQVLDSPMISDPLTLLQCSPISDGAAAVVLSASGSSRDVELIASAQRAGGPWDHRSSEVWGYRLIGDTAAEAMEQAALGPGDVDLAEVHDAFTIGELTTTEALGLAPPGMAGHYAQSGRTALGGQLPVNPSGGLLSRGHPLGATGVAQVAEVVWQLRGQAGTRQVDEARVGLVETMGGGVSGVDGNACVVALFGRAGRNER, encoded by the coding sequence CTACGTCACGGGGGTGGGCACCTCCCACTTCGGCAAGCAGCCGGATCTGTCACCTGCTGAGCTCGCGTGGACGGCGATCGGCGAAGCCTTCGCGGACCAGCAGCGCGAGAAAGGTGTCCGACCGCCGCTGGACGCGATCTTCGTGGGCAGCGTCTTTGGCGAGCCGGGGGTCGCAATGAGGGCGCTGCAGGGGTACGCGCTCACAGGCCTGCCGATCATCACGGTCGAGAACGCGTGTGCCAGCGGGACCTCGGCCATGCACGAGGCTGCCGTGGCGATCCGTCAGGGTCGGTACGAGAACGTGCTGGTGCTCGGTCTGGAGCAGATGAGCACGCTCTTCAAAGGCCCCATCGTCCCGCAGCAGACAGACGTCGAGGGACGAACGGGGCTGGCCATGCCGAGCCTGTACGCGATGGAGGCGAGCCGTTGGCTGCACGAAGGGCGGGTGACCCGCGAGCAGATGGCATCGGTCTCGGTGAAGAACCACCGGCACGCCATGCACAACGATCGTGCCCAGTACCGAGGCGAGTACACGGTGGATCAGGTGCTCGACTCGCCGATGATCTCCGATCCGTTGACGTTGCTGCAGTGCAGTCCGATCTCCGACGGGGCGGCCGCTGTGGTGCTCAGCGCGTCAGGCTCGTCACGTGACGTCGAGCTGATCGCGTCTGCGCAGCGTGCGGGCGGTCCCTGGGACCACAGGAGCTCAGAGGTGTGGGGGTACCGGCTGATCGGCGACACCGCCGCTGAGGCCATGGAACAGGCCGCCTTGGGCCCCGGTGACGTCGATCTGGCAGAGGTGCACGATGCGTTCACGATCGGCGAGCTCACCACGACGGAGGCGCTCGGTCTTGCCCCACCGGGCATGGCTGGCCACTATGCGCAGTCCGGCAGGACTGCCCTCGGCGGTCAGCTGCCGGTCAACCCGTCAGGTGGCCTGTTGTCCCGCGGACATCCCTTGGGCGCCACTGGGGTCGCGCAAGTCGCGGAGGTGGTTTGGCAGCTGCGTGGTCAGGCTGGGACTCGTCAGGTGGACGAAGCCCGCGTCGGCTTGGTCGAGACCATGGGCGGCGGCGTCTCCGGAGTCGACGGAAATGCTTGTGTAGTCGCCCTTTTCGGGCGCGCAGGGAGGAATGAGCGATGA